The following is a genomic window from Candidatus Rokuibacteriota bacterium.
CGGGAATGGTCTGCAGGCCCGCGAGGATCGAAATGCCGAAGAACGGCAGGCCGCGCCACGTGTTGACCATGATGATCGAGATCATGGCCATGGTCGGGTTGCCGAGCCAGGAGGGCCCGGTCGTCGCCAGGCCGCTCACCACCAGCAGGCGGTTGAAGAGGCCCATGCCGGGGTCCAGGATCCACTGCCACGCCACGGTGCTGAGCACCGTGGGCACGATGAACGGGAGGAGCAGCGCGGCGCGCGTGACGGACTTCATCTTGAAGCTCTGGTTCATCACGAGCGCCATGGCGAGGCCGCCGGAGGCCTTCAGGATGGTCGCGACTCCAGTGAAGATGATCGTGTTTCTGACCGCCTGCCAGAAGATCGGGTCGTTATAAAGTTTGACGAAATTGCCGAAGCCCACGAAGGAGGCGGCGCGGGCCACCTCCTTGTGGAAGAAGCTCAGGTACACGCCGTAGATGAACGGGTAGCCCAGGAATGCCAGCAGGAACAGCATGGGCGGCGTGAGCATGAGCCAGGAAAATACGGACTCGCGCTCCATGAACGCGCCGAGCCGGCCAAACCGGAACGGCCGGTGGGCGGGCGCCGACAGCGCGCCCGCCCGAGAGGCCTCGAGAACCTTGCTCAACGCCTACCCGTAGATTGTCTTGAGCTGCCCGACGGCCTCCGCGATGGCGGCCTTGGTCGGCGTGCCCGTGCAGGCCTTGGTGAACATGTCGATCACGATCCAGCGATTGACCACTTCCCCATGCTGGCGGTTGGCGGGCGCCGGCCACGACGTGAGCTTCCCGGTCTCGAGGACTTTCTGGAACGGCTTGACGCGCGGCTCGATGTCCCACTCGGGCGCTTTGTCGAAGCCGTGCAGGTACGGAGCGAAGTACATATCGCCCGAGGCGATCCACGGACGGAACTGCTTGGGGTCCATGATCCAGCGCAGGAAATCCTTGGCTGCCTGCGGGTCTTTGCTGTAGGCGAAAACGCCGTGCGTCACCTGCACGAGGGCATGGTAGCGCTGGCCATTGGGCCCCTTGGGATTGAGCCCGTGTTCGATCACCTTCCCCATCTCAGGCAGGTCGCGCTTGGCCGACACCATGATGCTGTAGGCATTGTTGGTGCACGAGATCTGGCTGGTCAGGAAGGCCTTGTTGTTGGCCGGATCCAGCCACCCGACGCAATCTTCGATGCAGGCTTCCTTGTACAGCTTGCGCACGAAATCCACGGCCTTCGCGGTCTCGTTGGTGTCGAGAGCGACCTTCTTGCCATCCTTGTCCATGACCGTTACCCCGTAGGACCACAGCAGGGGGTAGAGCCAGGAATAGTTGTCGGCGAAGCCGTGACCCATGGACATGCCGAACGGATGGCCCTTGGCCTTGAGCTTGATGCCGGCTTCCAGGAACTCGTCCCAGGTCTCCGGGAATTTCTTGACCCCGACCTCGTCGAACCAATCCTTTCGGTAAACCATCAGCTGGCCGATGTTCCCCATGGGCACGGACTTCCACTTCCCTTTGTCGATGGACAGGCGCTTGATCTCGTCATACCAGCCGCCCTGCTCCTTGCCCACCGCCTCGGCGATGTCGGACACGTCCACCAGGGCGTCGCGGTAGAGCCACTCCTGCTGAACCCATGCCAGGTCGGCGCCGGACTTGTTCTCGACCATCGAGACCAGCTGGACCGGCGCGCTGCCCCCGGCGGCCTGGATCTGGTATTCGATCTTGATGCCCGTGGCCTTTTCGTAGGCAGGCGCCATAACCTTCTGGAAGTGGTCGTCGAAGTTCTTCACGTAGGCGCTTTCGCGCGCGAACGTGATGCTGACCGGCTTGGCCTGGGCATTGCGGGAGACCCAGGGCCCCGCGGCAACGCCCGCGGCCCCGGCGGCGGCATACTTCAGGAAGTCACGACGGGTGGCCTTCGACGGAGCGGGCTTTGCCATGGATTTTCCCCTTATCTATGACGTGGATGAGTTTGCGTCCTGCGGCGACGATACTGCCCCCAGACGGGGGCGTCGTCAAGGGCCGCGTCAGTGATGCAAACGGGGGGTCTGGGGCCCGGCTACGGCAGGAGATCGGCGACGCGGATGGCCGCCGCCGGGGCGGCGAGCGGCGTGACCGTGGCGTCGGCGCTCAGCGTATCGATCGCCACATAGCCCCAGGCCCGCCGGGCCGGGCCCGGGCACGCCGGCTCGCGATAGACTTCCAGCACGCGGTCGCCGAGGTTGAGAATCCAGTAGTCCGCGATTCCCGCGCGGGCATATGCCGCGGCTTTGCGACCGCGGGCGAGGAGCAAGCCCGACTGAGCGACCTCGACGATGAGCGCCGGGCGAGTCGGATGTGCGGCGGCGTAGTCACGCGGCGAGCCCCGAACGACGCAGACGTCCGGTTCGGGCTCGGACCGGTCATCGAGAATGATCGGGCTCTGAGTCTGAACGAACCAGCCCGCTCCGAATCCGAGCTCGAGGGCCTTCGCCGCCAGAAGCACCGCCGTCCGGTACGGGCTGTGCTGGGGCTCCTTGACGAGCAATAGGCCGTCGAGCAGCTCGATCGGGTCATCCTCGTCGAGGAGGCCGTGGTCGATCAACTGCCCGTACTCGTGGCGGGACCACCGATGCAGACCGGGACGCTCCGCTTGCTTCATGGCCGTGGGTTACTCCGATCCTATCCGAGGTCTCCGGGAGAGGTCAATGTACGCGAATGGATACACCAAGAGTCGGCATCCCGCGCTTTTTCGCTTGACAGCCTCTGCCGGGTGAGGCGGTCACTCGGCAGCAGCCCCCGGAAAGTGCCGGCCCAGCGGCACGCGCGAGTCCACCGGTACACGATCGGGTTGGACCCGATCGAAAATCATTTCGCGTCCCGAGATCGCCCCTCCCGGACGCTCTCCGAGAGCCCGAAAATCAGGGTGTAGAGTCGCCTCAGCAGAAGGAGGGCTCGCCATGCAGATCCATTCCACCTCTGAGCTGGACCGGCTCGGCGACGAGATCGCCGAGCTGTCCGCGCACCTTGACGCCGCCACCGCGCGCCTTCTCTCCATGATCCGAGAGTTCGACGCGCGAGGGGGATGGAACACAGGTTTTCGCTCCTGCGCCGCGTGGCTCTCCTGGAGGGTGGGGCTTGATCTGGGCGCGGCGCGTGAACGGGTCCGGGTCGCGCGCGCCCTCGAGACGCTGCCGCTCGTTGCCCAGGCCCTTGCCAGCGGGCAGGTGTCGTACGCCAAGGTCCGCGCCATCACCCGCGTGGCCGCGCCGGAGACCGAAGCGCGGCTCCTGGCCGTGGGGCGCGCGGGCACGGCCGCCCACGTCGAGCGGATCGTACGCGGCTGGCGTCGGGTAGACCGGCGGGCCGAGGCTCGGGAGACCGCGCAACGGCATGCGGGCCGAGCCCTCCACGTGCACCAGGACGAGGACGGCATGGTGGTGCTCAGGGGGCGGCTCGAGCCGGAGATGGGCGCGCTGCTCGTGCAGGCGCTCACGGCAGCGCGCGAGGCACTGTACCAGCGGGCCCGCGTGCTGGACGGGGAGGCCGGGCACGGAGACGTTTCCGCGGAAACGCCCACGCTGGCCCAGCAGCAGGCCGATGCGCTGGCCCTGCTCGCGGAGACGGCCCTCCATCACGGGCTTGATCCCGGCGCCCCGGGCGAACGCTACCAGGTGGTGGTCCATGTCGACGCCCAGGCACTGGCCGATCCGGATCAGCCGGGCCAGTCTGTCCTCGAGGATGGCGCGCGCGTTTCCGCGGAAACGTCCCGGCGCCTGGCGTGCGACGCCAGCCGGGTGGTGATGCGCCA
Proteins encoded in this region:
- a CDS encoding sugar ABC transporter permease, which gives rise to MSKVLEASRAGALSAPAHRPFRFGRLGAFMERESVFSWLMLTPPMLFLLAFLGYPFIYGVYLSFFHKEVARAASFVGFGNFVKLYNDPIFWQAVRNTIIFTGVATILKASGGLAMALVMNQSFKMKSVTRAALLLPFIVPTVLSTVAWQWILDPGMGLFNRLLVVSGLATTGPSWLGNPTMAMISIIMVNTWRGLPFFGISILAGLQTIPVDLHESATIDGAGTWGRFRYVTLPSLMPVILIVTTFSIVITFFDFQLVYVLTGGGPANSTHLMATYAYSLSMGAGQMGLGSAVALSMVPVLGLLLVALTFFVRKD
- a CDS encoding extracellular solute-binding protein — its product is MAKPAPSKATRRDFLKYAAAGAAGVAAGPWVSRNAQAKPVSITFARESAYVKNFDDHFQKVMAPAYEKATGIKIEYQIQAAGGSAPVQLVSMVENKSGADLAWVQQEWLYRDALVDVSDIAEAVGKEQGGWYDEIKRLSIDKGKWKSVPMGNIGQLMVYRKDWFDEVGVKKFPETWDEFLEAGIKLKAKGHPFGMSMGHGFADNYSWLYPLLWSYGVTVMDKDGKKVALDTNETAKAVDFVRKLYKEACIEDCVGWLDPANNKAFLTSQISCTNNAYSIMVSAKRDLPEMGKVIEHGLNPKGPNGQRYHALVQVTHGVFAYSKDPQAAKDFLRWIMDPKQFRPWIASGDMYFAPYLHGFDKAPEWDIEPRVKPFQKVLETGKLTSWPAPANRQHGEVVNRWIVIDMFTKACTGTPTKAAIAEAVGQLKTIYG
- a CDS encoding Uma2 family endonuclease, whose protein sequence is MKQAERPGLHRWSRHEYGQLIDHGLLDEDDPIELLDGLLLVKEPQHSPYRTAVLLAAKALELGFGAGWFVQTQSPIILDDRSEPEPDVCVVRGSPRDYAAAHPTRPALIVEVAQSGLLLARGRKAAAYARAGIADYWILNLGDRVLEVYREPACPGPARRAWGYVAIDTLSADATVTPLAAPAAAIRVADLLP
- a CDS encoding DUF222 domain-containing protein, whose amino-acid sequence is MQIHSTSELDRLGDEIAELSAHLDAATARLLSMIREFDARGGWNTGFRSCAAWLSWRVGLDLGAARERVRVARALETLPLVAQALASGQVSYAKVRAITRVAAPETEARLLAVGRAGTAAHVERIVRGWRRVDRRAEARETAQRHAGRALHVHQDEDGMVVLRGRLEPEMGALLVQALTAAREALYQRARVLDGEAGHGDVSAETPTLAQQQADALALLAETALHHGLDPGAPGERYQVVVHVDAQALADPDQPGQSVLEDGARVSAETSRRLACDASRVVMRHGAAGRLLEIGARTRTIPPALRRALHHRDRGCRFPGCGGRFGQGHHLHHWAHGGPTTLSNLALLCRRHHRAVHEEGYQVERGPDGTLRFRRPDGRPLPEVPPPAAVPVIPSRLSARATTRTAFASTRGRHAPAGSGNGLI